A segment of the Prochlorococcus marinus str. MIT 9215 genome:
GAGGTTCTTTTACTCTTAAAGGAATCCCCTCTGATGAGTATCCTAATTTACCATTTGTTGAAAGTGGCACTTCTTTGAATATTGATCCTAGTTCTTTTTTAAAGGCTTTAAAATCTACCATTTTTGCTAGTAGTAATGATGATTCAAAGCAACTACTCACAGGCGTTAATTTCACCTTCAAACCAAATTATTTAGAGTCTGCTTCTACAGATGGGCATAGATTAGCTGTTGCTTTAATTGGTAATAAAGAACATATTGAAAATAAAGAAAACTTATCTTCCAATGATGGTAATTTGTCAGTAACTATCCCAACAAGATCATTAAGAGAAATTGAAAAACTAGTATCTTTGAGAAGCACAGAAAATTCAATTAAGCTTTTCTATGACAAAGGTCAAGTAGTATTTATATCTTCAAATCAAATAATTACTACAAGAACTTTAGAAGGTACTTATCCTAATTATTCACAATTAATTCCTGATTCTTTTTCTAAAATTCTAAATTTTAATACAAACAAATTAATTGATGCATTAGAAAGAATTGCTGTTTTAGCTGATCAGCAAAGTAGTGTTGTAAAGATTAAGTTAGATGATAAAGATTTAGCTTCAATCAGCGCAGATGCTCAAGATATTGGAAATGCAAATGAATCAATACCTGTTTCTTATTCTGGAGAAAATTTTGATATTGCATTTAACGTAAGATATCTTTTAGAAGGTTTAAAAGTTATTGCTTCTGAAAATGTACTTTTAAAGTGTAATATTGCAACTACTCCAGCTGTTTTTGTGCCAGAAGATAATCTTAATTCTTTTACTTATTTAGTTATGCCTGTGCAGGTTCGTTCTTAAGTTGAAATTACCTAAAGAAATTTTATTAAGTGAATTACTAAATTACAGTGTTAAGGGTAATATGGTCCTTAATTACGGAAATGGTGAAAATGTCTGGATGCACCCTCCAGTTCATCGGATTTTAGGATGGTACTCTCGTCCTTCAAATTTTGATTTAAAAAGAAATGTTTGGCGATTAAATCAAATTACTCAAATAATAGATAATGAAATTTATGTCAAAGGTGATCCAGCTATTTCGGATTTAGCAACTTTAAATAGGTTCCCAACTTTAATAGAAGCTAATCTTATAAATGTAAATGGATCAAAAATAGGAGTCATTGCGGATTTTTTATTTGAAATGAAAACGGGAAAAATTAAATATTACTTAGTTTCTAGATCTAATCCTAAGATTCCAGGTTCTAGTAGATGGAAATTAACTATTGATAATATAAATGATCAACAACCGGGATTGGTATTCTGTGAAAGTAATTCTTTAGATGATTTATCTTTAATAAAATCAAGTCTTAAAAATGAATTTATGCAAAAAGGAAAAAAATTCTTTGATAGATTTGATGATATGAAAAATATTGCTTCTAATAGATTAGAGGAATGGCTTGAAGAAGATGAAGATATGAGTGAAAACTTAGATTTTAAACAAAAAAGTTCTTATAATGAAAATAGAAAATCCATCCCGTTTAGTGAAAAAAAAGAAGATGATCCTTGGATATAAATAATGATAAATCAAGAAAATAATGATCTATATGATCTTAATGAAGCACTAAAAGTTGAAAATTTAACACTTAATGATTACGAAGAAATTTGTAAAAGATTAAAGAGAAAACCTAATAGAACGGAATTAGGCATGTTTGGCGTTATGTGGTCTGAACATTGTTGTTATAGAAATTCAAAACCTTTATTATCTAAGTTTCCCACTGAAGGTAAACATGTTTTAGTTGGACCTGGAGAAAATGCTGGCGTTATTGATGTTGGAAATAATCAGAAACTTGTTTTTAAAATAGAAAGTCATAATCATCCTTCTGCTATTGAACCTTTTCAAGGCGCAGCAACAGGTGTAGGAGGAATTTTAAGAGATATATTTACAATGGGTGCAAGGCCAATCGCAGTGTTGAATTCATTAAGATTCGGCAACCTTGATAAATCATCAAATGTTGATTTATTACGAGGAGTTGTATCCGGTATTGCACATTATGGAAATTGTGTAGGTGTGCCGACTGTTGGAGGTGAAATTGACTTCGATGATAGTTATTCTGGTAATCCTTTAGTCAATGTTATGGCTTTAGGACTTTTAGAGACCGAGGAAATCGTTTGTTCTGGAGCTAAAAATGTAGGATCACCAGTGTTATATGTTGGTAATACAACTGGCAGAGATGGTGTTGGTGGTGCTAGTTTTGCGAGTTCAGAATTAACTACAACTTCTTTGGATGATAGACCTGCAGTTCAGGTAGGTGATCCATTTATTGAGAAAAGTCTTATTGAAGCTTGTTTGGATGCTTTCAAGACAGGTGATGTAATTGCAGCTCAAGATATGGGTGCTGCAGGCTTAACATGCAGTAGCGCAGAAATGGCCGCAAATGGAAAATTAGGGATATCTATCGATTTAGATTTGGTTCCTTCTAGAGAAGATGATATGTCTTCTTACCAATATTTATTATCTGAATCTCAAGAAAGAATGCTGTTCGTCGTTAAAGAAGAAAAAATTAATGATCTTATTGAAAAATTTAGTAAATGGGGATTATATGCCAGTGTTGTTGGTGAAGTGATAGGAACTAATGAGGTAATTATTTCTCATAAAGGTAAAATTGTGGCCAAAATACCTACTTCTGCCTTATCTGATGATACTCCTGTAAATTTTCATAATGTGATTAATAATCCACCCGATGATCTTTTAAAGAAATGGGAATGGAAAGAAAATGATTTACCAGAAATTCATGAGAAAAATATATTTTCATTGAAGGAAAATAAGAATTTTTCTTTTTCAGAAATTATTTTAAAACTACTCTCTAATCCATCAATAGCTTCTAAAAGATGGATTTATAAACAATATGACTCTCAAGTACAATCAAATACAGTATTTACACCTGGAAAATCAGATGCAGCCGTAATAAGACTAAGGGAACAAAATAAAAAAAATAAAAGTAAAGTATTTTCTGGTGTCGCTGCTTCAGTTGATTGCAATAGTAGATGGGTTGCACTTGATCCTTTTAGAGGATCTATCGCTGCCGTTGCAGAGTCCGCTAGAAATGTTAGTTGTGTTGGGGCTGAACCAGTAGCAATTACAAATAATTTAAATTTTTCTTCCCCTGAGAATGAAATAGGATATTGGCAACTCTCCTCTTCATGTAATGGAATTGCCGAAGCCTGTAAAGCTTTAGAAACTCCTGTAACAGGAGGTAATGTATCTTTATATAATGAATCTAAAAACAAAGATAATCTAATTACTCCTATCAATCCTACTCCTGTTATTGGCATGGTTGGAAAGTTAGATAATGTCGAAAAAGCTATAAGTAGTGAATGGAAAAATATTGAAGATCAAATTTGGTTAATTGGTTCACATAAATCAGAAACAAAAATTGCAGCAAGTTCTTATCTGGAATATTTTCATGGAGAAATTACAGGTAGGCCTCCAAAAATAGATTTGTTGGATGAAAAGTTTTGTCAGAGTTTTTTAAGAAATGCGATTTTAAAAAGTCTTGTAGTTTCTTCTCACGATATAAGCGATGGAGGTTTAGCTATAGCTTTAGCAGAGTCTTGTATTTTGTCTGAAAGGGGTGCAACTATAGAATTAGAGAAAGATTTAAACAGAGTTGATAATTTATTATTTGCCGAGGGGGGGTCAAGAATTATTTTTACAATAAGTAAAATGAAACAAAATGAATGGTTTAATTATTTACAACTAAATCAAATAAAATTTCCATCAAGTGTATATGTAAAAAAAATAGGATACGTATCTAGTGACACGCTTAAGATAAAAATTGACGAAAAAAATATTTGCAATATTAGGGTTGAGGAATTAACCGAAAAATTTAATAATAGTATTTCAGATTACTTTTAAATATGAAAAACATTTCTCAACTATTAATCTTTTTAAGATATTAAGTTATGTGCGGAATAGTTGGAATCGTTTCTTCAAATGATGTAAATCAACAAATTTACGATAGTCTTTTGCTTTTGCAGCATAGAGGTCAAGACTCAACAGGTATAGCAACTATGGAAAATACTGTTTTTCATATACATAAGGTTAAAGGTCAGGTTAACACTGCTTATAGAACTAGAGATATGAGGAATTTAATTGGCAAAATTGGATTAGGTCATGTTAGGTATGCAACAAAGGGATCAGCAGAAAGTGTAGAAGAAGCGCAGCCTTTTTATGTTAATGCTCCTTA
Coding sequences within it:
- the dnaN gene encoding DNA polymerase III subunit beta, which codes for MEIICNQNEFNNAIQLVSKAVASRPTHPILANILLTADEGTNKISLTGFDLSLGIQTSFDGTVKNSGAITIPSKLLSEIVNKLPTETPVSLAVDEDSDNILIKSDRGSFTLKGIPSDEYPNLPFVESGTSLNIDPSSFLKALKSTIFASSNDDSKQLLTGVNFTFKPNYLESASTDGHRLAVALIGNKEHIENKENLSSNDGNLSVTIPTRSLREIEKLVSLRSTENSIKLFYDKGQVVFISSNQIITTRTLEGTYPNYSQLIPDSFSKILNFNTNKLIDALERIAVLADQQSSVVKIKLDDKDLASISADAQDIGNANESIPVSYSGENFDIAFNVRYLLEGLKVIASENVLLKCNIATTPAVFVPEDNLNSFTYLVMPVQVRS
- a CDS encoding PRC-barrel domain-containing protein, with the translated sequence MKLPKEILLSELLNYSVKGNMVLNYGNGENVWMHPPVHRILGWYSRPSNFDLKRNVWRLNQITQIIDNEIYVKGDPAISDLATLNRFPTLIEANLINVNGSKIGVIADFLFEMKTGKIKYYLVSRSNPKIPGSSRWKLTIDNINDQQPGLVFCESNSLDDLSLIKSSLKNEFMQKGKKFFDRFDDMKNIASNRLEEWLEEDEDMSENLDFKQKSSYNENRKSIPFSEKKEDDPWI
- the purL gene encoding phosphoribosylformylglycinamidine synthase subunit PurL — translated: MINQENNDLYDLNEALKVENLTLNDYEEICKRLKRKPNRTELGMFGVMWSEHCCYRNSKPLLSKFPTEGKHVLVGPGENAGVIDVGNNQKLVFKIESHNHPSAIEPFQGAATGVGGILRDIFTMGARPIAVLNSLRFGNLDKSSNVDLLRGVVSGIAHYGNCVGVPTVGGEIDFDDSYSGNPLVNVMALGLLETEEIVCSGAKNVGSPVLYVGNTTGRDGVGGASFASSELTTTSLDDRPAVQVGDPFIEKSLIEACLDAFKTGDVIAAQDMGAAGLTCSSAEMAANGKLGISIDLDLVPSREDDMSSYQYLLSESQERMLFVVKEEKINDLIEKFSKWGLYASVVGEVIGTNEVIISHKGKIVAKIPTSALSDDTPVNFHNVINNPPDDLLKKWEWKENDLPEIHEKNIFSLKENKNFSFSEIILKLLSNPSIASKRWIYKQYDSQVQSNTVFTPGKSDAAVIRLREQNKKNKSKVFSGVAASVDCNSRWVALDPFRGSIAAVAESARNVSCVGAEPVAITNNLNFSSPENEIGYWQLSSSCNGIAEACKALETPVTGGNVSLYNESKNKDNLITPINPTPVIGMVGKLDNVEKAISSEWKNIEDQIWLIGSHKSETKIAASSYLEYFHGEITGRPPKIDLLDEKFCQSFLRNAILKSLVVSSHDISDGGLAIALAESCILSERGATIELEKDLNRVDNLLFAEGGSRIIFTISKMKQNEWFNYLQLNQIKFPSSVYVKKIGYVSSDTLKIKIDEKNICNIRVEELTEKFNNSISDYF